The genomic segment GAACGTGATTTTTGTATAATAACACTATTTTTAAACTGTGGTCTTAGATTAAATGAGTTATGTAATATAAAACTTGAAGATATTAGAGAGGATATTTTGGTTGTTAGGGGGAAGGGAGATAAGGATAGGACCATATATTTAAATGAAAGCTGCATGAAAGCCATTAAAGAGTATGTGTTAAAAAGGAGAAACGTAAACAATACATACCTTTTTATAAGTGAAAGAGGAAAGCAAATATGCAAAAGAAGTGTTCAAACTATAGTTAAAAATAATATTAAAGCAGCAGGACTTGACCCTAATAAATATTCTACACATAAATTAAGACATACATCAGCAACTCTTTTATATAAGTATGGAAAGGTTGATATAAGAAGCCTTCAAAAGATATTAGGCCATGAAAATATTTCAACAACTACAATATATACTCATGTAGATGATGAAGATATAAGAAATGCTATAAGATCTAATCCATTAAATAAATAGAAGAAATTTTTAAAGAACTTTAATTTAGAAATATCCTAAATTAAAGTTCTTTTCATTATTTACTTCCCTTATAAAATTTGTTCCCCCTGAAAGGTTATAGAATTTTTTATATCTAGCATTTATAAATATATTTTGAGTTGTATTTCCTGTAACTCCTTTATTGCAATAAGTTATTATTATTTTATTTTTATCTAACTTATCCATTACATATTTTAAATAATAACAAATTTATTTGCTTTAATATCTTTAGTATTATTATCTATCCCACCACAAAATCAATGAATTGGTGTAGTGGGATAATAATCTAGTCTAGTAATTCTTTAAGCCTATCATCTTTTATTTCCTCGGGTTTCCACTTAATTACTGCAAAATTTCCATTTGATATTTTATCTACTTTATTTATCCACCTTATTTCAT from the Clostridium cagae genome contains:
- a CDS encoding tyrosine recombinase XerC → MPKILKNYLEYLSTIQERSDSTVEGYKLDLIMLFKFLKNESNIGNDSYIDISDIDEDFIRNIKLEDLYSFLAFTKNNKNNNAFTRARKVASIKSFFKYCQSKIKILDENISLDLETPKLPKKQVAYLSLEQSEKLLKSITGRNKERDFCIITLFLNCGLRLNELCNIKLEDIREDILVVRGKGDKDRTIYLNESCMKAIKEYVLKRRNVNNTYLFISERGKQICKRSVQTIVKNNIKAAGLDPNKYSTHKLRHTSATLLYKYGKVDIRSLQKILGHENISTTTIYTHVDDEDIRNAIRSNPLNK
- a CDS encoding rhodanese-like domain-containing protein, translated to MDKLDKNKIIITYCNKGVTGNTTQNIFINARYKKFYNLSGGTNFIREVNNEKNFNLGYF